A genomic stretch from Anaerolinea thermophila UNI-1 includes:
- a CDS encoding phosphotransferase family protein yields MDDLDKPIAYGRTAEIFAWGENQVLKLFHAWVGFDAVEYEYRIARTMQSCGLPVPQVGEIIEYKGRYGITCQRIKGISMTESLARAPWKILRYARRMAELHARVHAVTHPTDIPPLNPKMARKILQAQSLPARLREKALTRLEKLPEGHDLCHGDFHPDNILLTPQGEVILDWMDAGTGNPLADLARTSIILKGSIESGQIRHPLLKRLAHLFHRAYLAQYFSLRPGGESEYALWLPIIAAARLSENISELEGWLVAQAERGLS; encoded by the coding sequence ATGGACGATTTGGATAAACCCATTGCTTATGGTCGCACGGCGGAGATCTTTGCCTGGGGCGAGAATCAGGTGCTGAAGTTATTCCATGCCTGGGTAGGATTCGACGCGGTTGAATACGAATACCGTATTGCCCGCACCATGCAATCCTGCGGTTTGCCCGTTCCACAGGTGGGGGAAATCATTGAGTACAAGGGACGGTACGGGATTACCTGCCAGCGGATAAAAGGCATCTCCATGACGGAAAGCCTGGCGCGCGCCCCCTGGAAAATCTTGCGGTATGCCCGCAGGATGGCAGAACTGCATGCCCGCGTTCACGCCGTTACCCATCCGACAGACATCCCCCCTCTGAATCCCAAAATGGCCCGCAAAATCCTTCAGGCTCAATCGCTCCCTGCCCGTTTGCGAGAAAAAGCCCTGACCCGGCTCGAAAAACTGCCGGAAGGGCATGACTTGTGCCATGGAGATTTTCATCCCGATAACATCCTGCTGACCCCTCAGGGCGAAGTAATTCTGGACTGGATGGATGCCGGAACGGGCAATCCGCTGGCAGATCTGGCACGCACCAGCATCATCCTGAAGGGGAGCATCGAAAGCGGTCAAATCCGCCATCCACTACTGAAACGCCTTGCCCATCTTTTTCACCGCGCCTATCTGGCGCAGTACTTCTCTCTCCGTCCGGGCGGGGAATCGGAATACGCTCTCTGGCTTCCCATCATCGCCGCGGCAAGACTGAGCGAAAATATTTCCGAACTGGAAGGCTGGCTGGTGGCTCAGGCAGAGCGGGGGTTATCCTAA
- a CDS encoding Maf family protein, translated as MQKPVLILASNSPRRRQLLGLTGREFLVRPSDVDETPLPGETPDAYVLRLAEDKARATAEHAPAEAWVIASDTTVALEGRILGKPEDAAEARAMLTALRDRMHDVYTAVALFHPASGQMLSEVCHTGVHMRAYTDEEIEAYIATGDPMDKAGAYGIQHAGFSCVDALDGCYASVMGLPLCHLERLMRGVGLAAEVDVPEVCQRFLAYDCPVFSSILQDSASGREAFSS; from the coding sequence ATGCAGAAGCCTGTGCTGATTCTGGCGTCCAATTCGCCGCGCCGCCGCCAACTGCTGGGGCTGACCGGCCGGGAGTTTCTCGTCCGTCCTTCGGATGTGGATGAAACTCCCCTGCCCGGAGAAACCCCGGATGCTTATGTCCTGCGCCTGGCAGAGGACAAAGCCCGCGCTACTGCCGAACACGCTCCCGCCGAAGCCTGGGTAATTGCTTCGGATACCACGGTGGCACTGGAGGGGCGCATCCTGGGCAAACCGGAAGACGCCGCCGAAGCCCGCGCCATGCTCACTGCCCTGCGCGACCGCATGCACGACGTGTACACGGCGGTTGCGCTCTTCCACCCTGCCAGCGGGCAGATGCTCAGCGAGGTATGCCATACCGGCGTGCATATGCGCGCCTATACCGACGAAGAAATCGAAGCCTACATCGCTACCGGCGACCCCATGGATAAGGCGGGCGCTTACGGCATTCAGCACGCCGGTTTTTCCTGCGTGGACGCGCTGGATGGCTGTTACGCCAGCGTGATGGGCTTGCCCCTCTGTCACCTGGAACGGCTGATGCGCGGCGTTGGGCTGGCGGCGGAGGTGGATGTGCCAGAGGTCTGTCAGCGTTTTCTGGCGTACGATTGCCCGGTCTTTTCCTCTATCCTGCAAGATTCGGCTTCCGGAAGGGAGGCTTTTTCGTCATGA
- a CDS encoding DUF4256 domain-containing protein, which produces MTHTSQPLSTEQRETLLKTLKERFAKHMHRHPGLDWEAVQARIETYPEKVWSLYEMERTGGEPDVIGVDETTGEILFCDCSPESPAGRRSLCYDRAAWEARKENKPAGSVMEMAEAMGIELLTKEQYRALQRLGEFDTKTSSWVKTPTSIRQLGGALFCDRRYNTVFVYHNSADSYYASRGFRGLLRI; this is translated from the coding sequence ATGACTCACACCTCTCAACCTTTATCCACAGAACAGCGCGAGACCCTGCTCAAAACGCTGAAAGAACGTTTTGCCAAACACATGCACCGCCACCCGGGACTGGATTGGGAGGCCGTGCAGGCGCGCATCGAAACGTACCCTGAAAAAGTATGGTCGCTCTATGAAATGGAGCGCACCGGCGGCGAACCCGACGTGATTGGCGTTGACGAAACTACCGGCGAAATTCTCTTTTGCGACTGCTCTCCCGAAAGCCCTGCGGGACGCCGCAGTTTGTGCTATGACCGCGCGGCATGGGAAGCCCGCAAAGAAAACAAGCCCGCCGGCAGTGTCATGGAGATGGCGGAAGCTATGGGCATCGAATTGCTCACCAAAGAACAATACCGCGCCCTGCAACGGCTCGGCGAGTTCGACACCAAAACCTCCAGTTGGGTCAAAACCCCCACCAGCATTCGCCAGTTGGGCGGCGCGCTCTTCTGCGACCGCCGTTATAACACCGTGTTTGTCTATCACAACAGCGCAGACTCGTACTACGCATCCAGAGGCTTCCGCGGTCTGCTCAGAATTTGA